The genome window TCGTGTTTCTTTATCAATTCCTCGAGCGTTAGCTTCCCTGAATATGGATTATTCTCGAGAAATGCTTTTATCAGCTGTATAGCTGCCCTTCTGACCAACGAACTCTTGTCCTCCAGCCGATCAACAGCCTCGCGCAACACCTTGATCTGAAAGCTTAGTGGTATGGCATGTTGTTCCTTGAGATGATGCCAAATGTGCATCACTTTAGAACGCACATGCGCCGAAATATCGTTGACATGAGCCACTAAATTATCGAGAAACTCATTGCGCGCCTCCTTCATTTCATCGTCTAGCTCTTCGGAGGTTAGCTCGCTCACTATAGCATCGCCCATGATCTGGAGCACACAATTGCGCAGCACATGCgactcacagtcgagcaatTCGTCGCCCAGCTTGGACAAATGGGGGATCATCAGCTTGGGTGCAATACCCGAGAATTCGGTGAGGAAATTGGAAAAGTTACGCGACACAGCTGTATCCGAAGTGTCGAGAGTGAGTGCTTCCACAAGATCCTTCATGATGATGGAGAATACGGTGGAAATGCTGTACTCCTCATGTAGCAAAAGAATGCCATTTGCCACAGCTGTGGAAGCATGCTCGGTGCTCCTTAAAATTTGCAGTGTACGAGCCGGAAAAGTGATGGCATGATTGTAGCGTTTAATGGCAATGCCAAAGATGTGAAACAACGTGTCGATGACATGTCGATTATCAGGCCGAGGTGGCACTAGCTCCAAGGTACGGTAGCATATATCGCACACCATGCTGGCAAGGAAAGAAATAACTATTAGGATTATTCTTAAGTTATGTTTAAAGTGTTGCATACGTTACAAAGCTCTCCTCGGCAACTGGCGGATTCCAGAGCTTTTCCAAGTGATGCTGCATCATATTAAAGAGTTGTACCAGAAACTTTCCTCGCTTCACATCCCAGTCCGGATACTGTTCCAATGTCTCTGCCTGTTTGCCGCGCTTCTTCTGCTGATTAAATTGCTGCTCCTTCAGCACTTGCTGGACAACAACATCGATGCGTTTCACCGTTTGAATCATCAAATATATGCACATCTTTGTGAGATTTAGGTAGCGCACACGATCCCGCGAAGACGGCGCCTCATTGCTGGCAAGCAAAGGCGCCAATTGGCCACCCAATTGGTCCACTGTGAGGTACAGTAGGTCGAAGGCGCGCATAAGATTGCGTATGGCCGCAGCATCGTTGGCCTTTGTTTCGATGATCGAATAGTAGGTGTCAAAGTGCTCGAATATATAGAATGGATCACAATGATGCACCTTTGATTTGCAAGCTGAAACAACACCAGAGTAGAAGCTTCAATTTGCTGTTCCAATTTTTCCATGTTTTGAATTGCGGGCGCGAAGTCGAAATAATGCACTTCATAATAATGCTTCTACTTACCAAGTAATTGTTCTGGTATCTCATTGGGAGCATAGATCTGTTGTACATAAAACTGATCGCCACGAGAATTGAGTAAATCATTGTTGTTTAATGgtaaaataaactgaaaatcGTGAGACTCTTCCATTTTTAAACCGCTTTATTCATTGAAAAGCGACGCTCACTGTTGTTTGTAGAGATGGGACGCACATCAGCCCACTGAACGGAAattttataccaaaatataatgGTCACACTATAGCAGCAGTCTGGCAACGCCACACAACGATCAAAACCACTGTCAACTGTGTGACCATTAGAGATTACGAAAATTCACCTAAAATACTTTACGGTCACACTGTCGACAATCATATGTAGCGCGTGTTGCACCGCCGCGCACGTTGTTCGTTCGAGTTGTAATTTGGTTTATATTGAACAATTAAAAGTACAATGCAAACGGAAAGTAATGATAAAAGAAAGCGTCCCAAAAAGAAAGGCAACCGCTTTATGCGCAATGCCAAGGGATTCGCTAAGCAAGGCATTTTCGGACGCGGCACGCACATTGACGACGATGAGTTCAACTACTTTATCAACATCTTGGATGCCATGAAAGCTGGTTTCGAGGATGTCGAGGATAGAGGTAAGTACACTCTGCTATATTTAACTTAGCTGTTTGTGTACATAATGGAAATCATATCTTGCAGTTAACATGGCCAACAATGTATTTGAGCAAACAGTGGATAAGGAAATACACTTGTCCTCCAATCAAATTGTGTCCAAAGCAATTGAATCTCTCATTGGCTTTGTGGATGACGCACAACTGGAGCGATTCTTTGCCAAGTTCGGTGAGAGTTTGCGTCCACTGTGTTCCGACCGTTTCGCGTCGCATGTATTACAAAAAATGCTAGAAATTGCATTTCTTCGAGGATTAGGAAAGGCAGCAGCTCTTGAGCAGTCCAATGATGCTCCCAATGCCGCTAAACGGGCCAAACCCGATGCAGCACAAGTTGAGGAACAGTATAATCTGGAAACGGAATTCAGCGAGGCCCATCGTGAAAAGTGCCAGGAATTTGTGCTGCGGATATCCAAGTTTATGCTTAACAATTTAGAAGACTTTGTGTGGGATTCATGCGCCACTCACATCATGCGAACCGCGATACTTTGTCTGGTTGGCATGCATGTGCCGAAAATAGCCTTCGAGAAGGGCGGCGCGGAGCTGGCCAAGCATCGTAAGTTGTACACTGTGCCCGAGGAATGGCATGAGGTCATGAAGGAGTTTCCACAACGTTTGGAAATGTGGCCACAGTTCGTTGACTTTCCCTACCAGGAGCATTCGTCCGCCTTGCTGGGCGTCATATGTCTATCGCTCAGCGTGGTGGACAAAAGCATGTTGAAGCACTTTGGGAAGAAGATATTGACGCAAAGTTTGTTAAAGCCCCACGACGACGTTGAAGACGATGACAAAAAAGTAACGAAAATTGAGATTGATGATGACGATAACGATGGTAACGCTACTAAGGAAGAGCAGATGGAAACCAATGAAGCGACAGAGAATGCCAAGAGTGAGCCACCGGTGATACTACCGAAAGTGTTTCACTACCAGTGTGCTGTTATTCTCCTCGAAACGCTGCTCAGTGTGGCAGGCGCCAAGTTGCTGACCCAGCTTTATGCCATGCTCTTTAGCGGACGCATCGCTTACctggcacagcagcaacaaaccaATTTCGCAGTGCAACGTCTGCTGCAGCACCTGAAGGAGGTTCCCGACTTTGAGGCGGTGTTCAATGAGCTTCAGCCCCAGACGGAGGAACTGCTTAAGATGGGCTACACTGGCGTTGTATCTGGCCTGTCGGCAGCTTGCTTGCGTTTGGGTGCGAAGCAGGCACAAATGATTTCGGCCCTTCAGAACGCTTTGCATGTCTCTGGGGACAAGGAGAAATCCAAAATGTTCTTCAACTGTCTTGTTAAACTGAAACCACATGAGCTGCTGGCGGGCGACCAGTCGGGCTTTGTGCATCTGCACGGTTCGCTAATAGTGCAGCATATCTTGCAGTTTAATAAGCCCATCTTTCTGGTCAACTGCATCCTGGAATTGCCCGCTGTGCAGCTGTCGCAAGTCTTTAACACACCTAATGGCTCCCATATTGTGGATGCCTTCTTGCAGAGCAAATACATTGGCGAGAAGTCACGTGAACGTCTGATACGACTGCTGGATGGCTTCTATGTGGATCTGGCCATCACTCGGCATGGCTCGCGTGTGTTGGATCAGTGCTTCAAGGCGGCACAGGAAACACAGAAGCTGAATATTGCCAAGGAACTGAGTAATAAGGCCAATATGTTAAAGGGCTCGCCATTTGGCCGCCTCATCTACACAAAATATCGTTTGGATACCTACAAATTGTCGGCCAGCCAATGGCAGGCTAGTTTGggacagcagctgcaaaagcAGGAAGATGAGAAAGAGGGCAAGTCGAAGAAACGGTCTGCGAAAACAGCGACCGAGTTATTTAAGGATATTCTTACGCAATAAATAGATTtggatttttaatttacaagcTCAATAATATTTACGttattttcaaacaaattaacTAGCACCTGACTGTGATGCTTAGCAATTTtttctacatatgtataagaGTATGGATTAAGGGACCTTGAAATTGTAACagaatcaaattgaatttcttatcGCGCGCAAAAAGTTATCAGCTGAGTAATACCTATTTGTCTGACCTCAAGCAGCTGGCAGTTCagttgtgttttgcttttgacaTCGACATGACGCCGATTTACTTGATGCTATTATGTTCGTTCATTGGAGCAACATGGGCATTTGGCGATGAGGCCATCTTCGAGGATGAGGACATTTATAATCAGGCATTGCCGCCTGTGCCGCACACAGGCATCACTGTGCCTGGCACAAAGTGGTGTGGCCCAGGAAATACTGCAGCCAACTACGAGGACCTGGGACGTGAGGAGGAAACTGATAGATGTTGTCGTGCCCACGACCATTGCGAGGAGATAATGGAGTCACATGGCTCGCTGCATGGACTGCCCAACAACACGGATTGGTTTCCCATGTGAGTGACCACATTGCTCATGGAAAATCAATAAACGGTTGAAGATAATTGCTTTACATTCTTGCTTGCAGTCTCAAGTGCAACTGCGAGCAGCAGTTTATCAATTGCCTGCAGGCTGTTAACACCATGACTTCCAATACTTTGGGTCGCATCTACTATGGAACGCGCAGCAAATGCTTTGCTCTGGGCTTCCCCACCACCGGATGCAAGCAGTACCAGGAGGGAACTTTCCGTAAGCGCTGTGTTCGTTACACTGTCAACAAGCAGGCGGCCAAATTGTGGCAGTTATATGATATGCCATTTTACACAAATGCTGCGACACTATTAAACAAATCCTGACACGGGGAATTGTAATCACTATAATAGAGTATATACTTCGgagtttataaatttgattaattcatAGAATATTTAATGGAAGTGAAGTTCTAAAATATATCCGGAAACCTTGAACCATGAATGTGCTACTTCAGCGAATTAGATTgcatatttcttaattaatttacaattctctgtatgaaatatttatgtgtaatattttttagaaataCCCACATAATGTTGTAAAGAAGTTTTGTTTCATAAGTTTAGAACGACCTTCAGCTGTGGATGTGAATAAGGTACATATAATGTACTTACTGTTGCGGTTATTTGTGATTTTGCGGTtacttttgaaaatataaatcaacAAGGAATAATAAATCGAAAGTTTAGTTAGTGAGTCGTACACTTCCGACTCAGATGGAAGTCTTTTAATcgttatatttcttaaaattaattaaaattgtaaatatggGATCAAATCACACTACACGAGGTTCAATAGAGGACAAATATGATATCCTTTGCTTATTAGGATCGGGAGCATTCTCCAAAGTGCGCTTGGTCGAGACTAGAACGAGCCCAGTTGAACGATATGCAGTTAAAATAATTGAGAGAGCATCCTACATTGGTAAGGAAGAGTTTTTGGATAACGAGATTGAAGTGCTGAAAAGATTTAGCAGATTGGAATCAGAAGAACCATTATCGCATCCAAATATTGTGCAACTGTTGGAAATATACGAAGATGTCTCCAAAGTATATCTGGTCATGGAACTGGTCACCGGTGGCGAATTATTTGATCGGATTGTGGACAGAGGTTACTACAGTGAACGCGATGCATCTCAGCTGCTCAAGCAACTTTTCGACGCTGTCAACTATCTGCATCAGCATGGGATTGTCCATCGAGATCTAAAGCCCGAAAATCTTTTATACTACAGTCCAGACGAAGATAGTAAAATAATGATTGCTGACTTTGGATTTGCAAAAATGGACACGTCGAGCATATTGGTAACTGAGTGTGGAACTCTCGGATATGCGGCACCAGAAATCATTGCTAGAGTGGCATATGGCAGGGCTGTGGATGTCTGGAGTCTGGGTGTGATCGCCTACATACTGCTCTGTGGCTATCCTCCATTCTATGATTCCAATGATGCCAtgttatataccaaaataactaGAGGTTTCTATGAATTCCATTCGGAGTATTGGGATGAAATAAGTGAATCTGCCAAGAATTTGGTATCGAATTTATTGTGTGTTAATGTGAATGAGCGTTACACATGCCAGCAGGCATTAGATCATCCCTGGATATCTGGCAATGAGGCAATTAGTCGCAACATACACGACTCTGTGTCCCAGCAGCTTAGAAAAAACTTTGCCAAGTCCCGTTGGAGGCGAGTAGTTCAAGTCAACACAGTCATCCGAAACATGCAGCAATTGGCACTCAACAGTAAGAACATACCACAGGAGgatgcaaataaaacaaattaaaatcactGTAAATAAATCCACAAATATAGAATATGGATTATTTTGTATCGTCTATTTATATAacatagtatttatttataaataaatgatgaaGCTTCAATCGATCTGATTATTTGCCGCAGTCTGCTGCAGATCCTCCTCGGTAAGATGAGTATAGAATGGCAAATCGTAGAATTGCCAGCGACTTGGTTGTGAATTATCCTCCTTGTAGCTCTTGCAGCGCTTCTTAAATAAGTCCCACTGCTGCTCCTCGCACGACACGGTGGGCGGTCCATGGGCAAAGCAAACACTTGTGGTACTGAAATAAATACGACCCAAAGCAGCTGACTGCATATTGTGCAACATGACGAGGCACTGACGAAAGGCAGCCTCGCAACCACAAGAGAAgctaaaaacaatattttggatgaataacaataataaattgaataattagcTCACTCACATCGGAAACACGCCGATGTTACTAAGACCGTAGCGTTGCTCATTAGGTAAGATCCTTTGCTCACAGTTGTCATGAGCTCGACAACACGTATCGAGTTCCACTTCAATACCCAGATCGTCGAAGTTCTCTGCTGTATTGCCGGGACCACACCATTTGGTGCCAGGCACCGTTATGCCCATTCCGTGGACACAAGTGATGAATGCCGCCAAAGCAGCCACGTATTGATGAGCTCGCATGCTCTCTTCGAGGGCGAAAGTTGTACTAATCTGTGGAGAAATCCATGCTGACAACAATTTGGAATTTCGGATGCGCAATTGTTTTCTAGGAATTCTAATTGGTTTAGCGACGACGCTGTTTGAATGCTGATAAGACTCGATTGCTAAATTTAATGAGGTAGATTTGGtactttaatatttgcttCACATTGTATTTGCTTCTATTAAAGATTGATTAATGGAATTGACTGCAGCTTCAACTCGTTTCAATGAACTAGTAGTCTGGCAGATCGTAAAATTGCCAGCGTACTGATTGTGAATTGTCCAATTGAGTTGGGCACTGCTGTCCGTCGCAGGATGCAGTGGGTTTCTCTGGCTAATAGTGCAGCATATCTTGCAGTTTAATAAGCCCATCTTTCTGGTCAATTGCGTCCTGGAATTACCCGCTGTGCAGCTGTCGCAAGTCTTTAACACACCTAATGGCTCCCATATTGTGGATGGCTTATTGCAGACGTCTGATACGTCTGCTGGATGGCTTCTATGTGGATCTGGCCATCACTCGGCATGGCTCGCGTGTGTTGGATCAGTGCTTCAAGGCGGCACAGGAAACACAGAAGCTGTATATTGCCAAGGAACTGAGTAATAAGGCCAATATGTTAAAGGGCTCGCCATTTGGCCGCCTCATCTACACAAAATATCGTTTGGATACCTACAAATTGTCGGCCAGCCAATGGCAGGCTAGTTTGggacagcagctgcaaaagcAGGAGGATGAGAAGGAGGGCAAGTCGAAGAAACGGTCAGCGAAAACAGCGACCGAGGGATTTACGATATTCACGACAAATTGGCACATGACTGTGATGCTTAGTGATTTTTTctacatatgggtaattccatggcgaaatttgtcccgtgcgagactttttacagtgcactgcagtgaaaataacataaactgaaacaattttaaaaataagtgaatgttattcttaaagcttaaGATAAGCattatatttagagctaagattgattttaggaacttcatctgttttacgataaaatatataaattcgtttcattttttggttttgcgtacgaattggttattttttgcaattatcacaacagaaaacaaaacagaaagaaaattccaaaaccattcttagctctaattaaagtacttatctagagctattaaaataaacttttcttatttttaaaattgtttcagtttatgttattttcaatgtagagTCTCGCACGGTACAAATTTCGTtatggaattacccatatgtatAAGACAATGGATTAAGGGACCTCGAAATTGTAACAgaatcaatttgaatttcttatcACGCGCAAAAAGTTATCAGCTGTGTAATGTCTATTTGAACTTTCCGTAAGCGCTGTGTTCGTTACACTGCCAACAAGCAGGCGGCCAAGTTGTGGCAGTTCTATGATATGCCATTTTACACAAATGCTGCGACACTATTAAACAAATCCTGACACGGGGAATTGTAATCACTATAATAGAGTATATAATTCAgagtttataaatttgattatgtgtaatattatatttcttggAAATACCTACATAatgttgaaatgttttatttcATAACTTTAGAACGACCTTCAGCTGTAAATGTGAAAAAGGTACATATAATGTACTTATAGTAAGGGTTATATGAcgaaatttattgtatttttataatttgcgATCTTGCGGTtacttttgaaaatataaatcaacAAGGAATAATAAATCGAAAGTTTAGTTAGTGAGTAGTCCACCTCCGACCCAATTGAAAGTCTTTTCTTCGTGATactattaaaattgtaaatatggCATCAATAGAGGACAAATATGATGTCCTTTACTTAATAGGATCGGGAGGATTCTCCCAAAGTGCGCTTGGTCGAGACTAGAACGAGCCCAGTGGAACAATATGCAGTTAAAATAATTGAGAAAACATCCTTTATTGGCTATGAAGAGTTTTTGGATAACGAGATTGAAGTGCTGAAAAGATTTAGCAGATTGGAATCAGAAGAACCATTATCGCATCCAAATATTGTGCAACTGTTTGAAATATACGAAGATGTCTCCAAAGTATATATAGTCATGGAACTATTTAACGGTGGCGAGTTATTTGATCGGATTGCGAAAAAAAGGTTACTACAGTGAACGCGATGCATCTCAGCTGCTCAAGCAACTTTTCGACGCTGTCAACTATCTGCATCAGCATGGGATTGTCCATCGAGATCTAAAGCCCGAAAATCTTTTATACTACAGTCCAGACGAAGATAGTAAAATAATGATTGCTGACTTTGGATTTGCAAAAATGGACACGTCGAGCATATTGGTAACTGAGTGTGGAACTCTCGGATATGCGGCACCAGAAATCATTGCTAGAGTGGCATATGGCAGGGCTGTGGATGTCTGGAGTCTGGGTGTGATCGCCTACATACTGCTCTGTGGCTATCCTCCATTCTATGATTCCAATGATGCCAtgttatataccaaaataactaGAGGTTTCTATGAATTCCATTCGGAGTATTGGGATGAAATAAGTGAATCTGCCAAGAATTTGGTATCGAATTTATTGTGTGTTAATGTGAATGAGCGTTACACATGCCAGCAGGCATTAGATCATCCCTGGATATCTGGCAATGAGGCAATTAGTCGCAACATACACGACTCTGTGTCCCAGCAGCTTAGAAAAAACTTTGCCAAGTCCCGTTGGAGGCGAGTAGTTCAAGTCAACACAGTCATCCGAAACATGCAGCAATTGGCACTCAACAGTAAGAACATACCACAGGAGgatgcaaataaaacaaattaaaatcactGTAAATAAATCCACAAATATAGAATATGGATTATTTTGTATCGTCTATTTATATAacatagtatttatttataaataaatgatgaaGCTTCAATCGATCTGATTATTTGCCGCAGTCTGCTGCAGATCCTCCTCGGTAAGATGAGTATAGAATGGCAAATCGTAGAATTGCCAGCGACTTGGTTGTGAATTATCCTCCTTGTAGCTCTTGCAGCGCTTCTTAAATAAGTCCCACTGCTGCTCCTCGCACGACACGGTGGGCGGTCCATGGGCAAAGCAAACACTTGTGGTACTGAAATAAATACGACCCAAAGCAGCTGACTGCATATTGTGCAACATGACGAGGCACTGACGAAAGGCAGCCTCGCAACCACAAGAGAAgctaaaaacaatattttggatgaataacaataataaattgaataattagcTCACTCACATCGGAAACACGCCGATGTTACTAAGACCGTAGCGTTGCTCATTAGGTAAGATCCTTTGCTCACAGTTGTCATGAGCTCGACAACACGTATCGAGTTCCACTTCAATACCCAGATCGTCGAAGTTCTCTGCTGTATTGCCGGGACCACACCATTTGGTGCCAGGCACCGTTATGCCCATTCCGTGGACACAAGTGATGAATGCCGCCAAAGCAGCCACGTATTGATGAGCTCGCATGCTCTCTTCGAGGGCGAAAGTTGTACTAATCTGTGGAGAAATCCATGCTGACAACAATTTGGAATTTCGGATGCGCAATTGTTTTCTAGGAATTCTAATTGGTTTAGCGACGACGCTGTTTGAATGCTGATAAGACTCGATTGCTAAATTTAATGAGGTAGATTTGGtactttaatatttgcttCACATTGTATTTGCTTCTATTAAAGATTGATTAATGGAATTGACTGCAGCTTCAACTCGTTTCAATGAACTAGTAGTCTGGCAGATCGTAAAATTTCCAGCGTACTGATTGTGAATTGTCCAATTGAGTTGGGCACTGCTGTCCGTCGCAGGATGCAGTGGGTTTATCTGGCTAATAGTGCAGCATATCTTGCAGTTTAATAAGCCCATCTTTCTGGTCAATTGCATCCTGGAATTGCCCGCTGTGCAGCTTTCGCAAGTCTTTAACACACCTAATGGCTCCCATATTGTAAATGCCTTCTTGCAGAGCAAATATATTGGTGAGAAACCACGTGAACGT of Drosophila nasuta strain 15112-1781.00 chromosome 3, ASM2355853v1, whole genome shotgun sequence contains these proteins:
- the LOC132793373 gene encoding nucleolar protein 9 — its product is MQTESNDKRKRPKKKGNRFMRNAKGFAKQGIFGRGTHIDDDEFNYFINILDAMKAGFEDVEDRVNMANNVFEQTVDKEIHLSSNQIVSKAIESLIGFVDDAQLERFFAKFGESLRPLCSDRFASHVLQKMLEIAFLRGLGKAAALEQSNDAPNAAKRAKPDAAQVEEQYNLETEFSEAHREKCQEFVLRISKFMLNNLEDFVWDSCATHIMRTAILCLVGMHVPKIAFEKGGAELAKHRKLYTVPEEWHEVMKEFPQRLEMWPQFVDFPYQEHSSALLGVICLSLSVVDKSMLKHFGKKILTQSLLKPHDDVEDDDKKVTKIEIDDDDNDGNATKEEQMETNEATENAKSEPPVILPKVFHYQCAVILLETLLSVAGAKLLTQLYAMLFSGRIAYLAQQQQTNFAVQRLLQHLKEVPDFEAVFNELQPQTEELLKMGYTGVVSGLSAACLRLGAKQAQMISALQNALHVSGDKEKSKMFFNCLVKLKPHELLAGDQSGFVHLHGSLIVQHILQFNKPIFLVNCILELPAVQLSQVFNTPNGSHIVDAFLQSKYIGEKSRERLIRLLDGFYVDLAITRHGSRVLDQCFKAAQETQKLNIAKELSNKANMLKGSPFGRLIYTKYRLDTYKLSASQWQASLGQQLQKQEDEKEGKSKKRSAKTATELFKDILTQ
- the LOC132793378 gene encoding phospholipase A2, which codes for MTPIYLMLLCSFIGATWAFGDEAIFEDEDIYNQALPPVPHTGITVPGTKWCGPGNTAANYEDLGREEETDRCCRAHDHCEEIMESHGSLHGLPNNTDWFPILKCNCEQQFINCLQAVNTMTSNTLGRIYYGTRSKCFALGFPTTGCKQYQEGTFRKRCVRYTVNKQAAKLWQLYDMPFYTNAATLLNKS
- the LOC132793375 gene encoding calcium/calmodulin-dependent protein kinase type 1-like encodes the protein MGSNHTTRGSIEDKYDILCLLGSGAFSKVRLVETRTSPVERYAVKIIERASYIGKEEFLDNEIEVLKRFSRLESEEPLSHPNIVQLLEIYEDVSKVYLVMELVTGGELFDRIVDRGYYSERDASQLLKQLFDAVNYLHQHGIVHRDLKPENLLYYSPDEDSKIMIADFGFAKMDTSSILVTECGTLGYAAPEIIARVAYGRAVDVWSLGVIAYILLCGYPPFYDSNDAMLYTKITRGFYEFHSEYWDEISESAKNLVSNLLCVNVNERYTCQQALDHPWISGNEAISRNIHDSVSQQLRKNFAKSRWRRVVQVNTVIRNMQQLALNSKNIPQEDANKTN
- the LOC132793379 gene encoding phospholipase A2-like, which translates into the protein MRAHQYVAALAAFITCVHGMGITVPGTKWCGPGNTAENFDDLGIEVELDTCCRAHDNCEQRILPNEQRYGLSNIGVFPIFSCGCEAAFRQCLVMLHNMQSAALGRIYFSTTSVCFAHGPPTVSCEEQQWDLFKKRCKSYKEDNSQPSRWQFYDLPFYTHLTEEDLQQTAANNQID